GATCCATTTTGGCGGGACAACGCTGAACAATGCCAGTGGCCGGAACATTGGGAATGGCGATACAAAAAAACTTTTAACCTGCCTGCAGATTTTCTTCAGCATAAGCTTATCCTTCAGTTTGACGGACTTGATACTTATGCCGAAATCTTTATCAATGGGCGTAAACTTGGGAATACCGAAGATATGTTTCTGCCTTATGAATTTGATGTGAGCGGGGATTGGTTGATGCCTCAGAATAACGTACTTGAGGTTCGTTTCCTTCCAATTGAAAGTATGGTTGGAGATAAGGCTAAGTTGAAATTATATACGGGTGCTTTTGGAGATTATATGCGTTCGTACGTGCGCCGTATGCAATGTACTTTTGGCTGGGATTGGGTAAACCGGTTTATTACGGCCGGTATTTGGAAATCCTGCCGTATTGCTTCTTATCCTGTAGCCAGGGTGGAAGATGTATTTGCCTACACCAAATCCATAACTGCCAATGAAGCAGAAATGGAGCTTGCAGTTAAAACAATTGATTACCAAAAGTCTGATCTTAGCCTGAAGTTGCAATTGTTGGATCCAAAAGGGAAAATTGCCTGGGAACAAACCTCAGCAGTGAATAATCCTGAAATGAAATTTGATGTTTCGGTTCATCATCCTCAGTTATGGTGGCCTAACGGGTCTGGAGAACATCCTTTATACCAGGTAACTGCCATTTTGATGAATAAAGCCGGTGAAGAACTTCACAGGTACACGGTAGAGACAGGGATTCGGACTGTTACCGTTGAAGAATTGCCTGATGCCGACAGGCATGGTAAATCATTTACATTGATCGTAAATGGGAAGAGGATTTTTGCTAAAGGGGGAAATTGGATACCGGCGGACCCTTTCCCTGCGCGTATTACCGGCGAAAAATATGATTTATTGATCAGACAGGCTCACGATGCCGGAATGAATATGCTGCGTTCCTGGGGAGGAGGAATTTATGAAGCCGATGCTTTCTGGCATGCCTGCAACCAGATGGGCATAATGGTTTCCCAGGATTTTTTGCTGGCCTGTGCCCGTTATCCCGAAGATGACCAGGATTTCAGGACATTGTTGACCAAAGAATTTACGGCGAATATTAAGCGTTTAAGGAATAATCCCAGCCTGGTATTTTGGTGTGGGGACAATGAACTGGGATTGGGGCGCAAACCTTCAGATACCTGGTCGTGTAAACGGCTTCAGCAGACCTTAACCGCTCCTCTTCTTGCTAAGATGGATCCTTCCCGTAAATTTACGCCTACTTCCCCTTATGGAGAAGATTCTTTGACGACCAATTCTTCTAAATACGGTGATTGTCATCTTTCCGGTTATATGAATGATGAT
Above is a window of Bacteroidota bacterium DNA encoding:
- a CDS encoding glycoside hydrolase family 2 protein, which gives rise to MKIKWIIFSLSMLVVYPLMGQESAIPIDKSTFYSLDGSWELTGYNPDKSKYIKLKAAVPGQVHQDLLKAGFIPDPFWRDNAEQCQWPEHWEWRYKKTFNLPADFLQHKLILQFDGLDTYAEIFINGRKLGNTEDMFLPYEFDVSGDWLMPQNNVLEVRFLPIESMVGDKAKLKLYTGAFGDYMRSYVRRMQCTFGWDWVNRFITAGIWKSCRIASYPVARVEDVFAYTKSITANEAEMELAVKTIDYQKSDLSLKLQLLDPKGKIAWEQTSAVNNPEMKFDVSVHHPQLWWPNGSGEHPLYQVTAILMNKAGEELHRYTVETGIRTVTVEELPDADRHGKSFTLIVNGKRIFAKGGNWIPADPFPARITGEKYDLLIRQAHDAGMNMLRSWGGGIYEADAFWHACNQMGIMVSQDFLLACARYPEDDQDFRTLLTKEFTANIKRLRNNPSLVFWCGDNELGLGRKPSDTWSCKRLQQTLTAPLLAKMDPSRKFTPTSPYGEDSLTTNSSKYGDCHLSGYMNDDVRFGDLKDYRKIIARNSTGRFTSESSTAGSPSKRSLLKFMNDEDLSTNEMFEFHTKDNPYSRGGLTLFRFLQKSASALYGVAQNTDRRISQLEYTQYDFVRLSMECSRLHKFYSSGILFWMYNDCWPAVGWSLVDYWGNRKAGWYAFASAGRPVIAACDPGDKTIKWWICNDEFKDVKVKVKVSVQPVEGKSRWSKQLDVVVPANSSKVALEVPVNQMKEKLGNDAVLVCEAEYAGGYDRSYWTSGLPKEVQYPENELKVSQKGNGYEGELTVKTDKWARVVTLDADVDFEDNYFDMLPGETRTIKWKSRGVKITEPIKVTSWNQ